The following are encoded together in the Oncorhynchus clarkii lewisi isolate Uvic-CL-2024 chromosome 25, UVic_Ocla_1.0, whole genome shotgun sequence genome:
- the LOC139384104 gene encoding B1 bradykinin receptor-like, with amino-acid sequence MTTELVVSMAMLLSENNRSFLPTTKTPLHNATEWILVQSIIPPYIFTLCVTGLLGNGFVLLVFLLQREQCSVPEIYLGNLALADLLLLACLPFWAMNILNDYNWPYGDFLCYVVNLSITVNFYTSIYLLVMVSVDRYLALVRTMRARWLRRKRYARAICLILWLFGLLIGGLASLHRKVTFIEEYRTMACILEYPDHSGESWKLAHNLLLNIVGFVVPVVGIFSCSCNIIRALRKRRQSVYIEGGNDRKATVLVYAVTLLFFVCWSPFQLFTLLDMLCDAEVLDETWHYTLDIGTQFSTYLAILNSSLNPLLYVFSGQYFRRKVSTIYKRTKNRRRSDTMAFQLSIVSTYLHRTDQIKPVVIQT; translated from the coding sequence ATGACAACAGAGCTGGTGGTCTCCATGGCTATGCTCCTGTCAGAAAACAACAGGTCTTTCCTTCCCACCACCAAGACTCCTCTCCACAATGCCACAGAATGGATCCTGGTCCAGAGCATCATTCCTCCCTACATCTTCACCCTATGTGTGACAGGGCTGCTGGGTAATGGCTTTGTCCTGCTGGTCTTCCTTCTCCAGAGGGAGCAGTGCTCCGTCCCAGAGATCTACCTGGGAAACCTGGCCCTGGCTGACCTGCTTCTCCTGGCCTGCCTGCCCTTCTGGGCCATGAACATCCTTAATGACTACAACTGGCCTTATGGAGACTTCTTGTGCTACGTAGTCAATCTGTCTATCACTGTCAACTTCTACACCAGCATCTACCTGTTGGTGATGGTGAGCGTGGACCGCTACTTAGCGCTGGTGAGGACCATGAGGGCCAGGTGGCTGAGGAGGAAGCGCTACGCACGGGCGATATGCCTCATACTGTGGCTGTTTGGGCTGCTGATAGGGGGTCTAGCTTCGCTTCACAGAAAGGTGACGTTCATTGAGGAATATCGGACAATGGCGTGTATTCTGGAGTATCCTGACCACTCTGGGGAGTCTTGGAAGCTGGCCCACAACCTCCTGTTGAACATAGTTGGCTTTGTTGTGCCTGTTGTGGGGATTTTTTCCTGCAGTTGTAACATTATCAGAGCcctgaggaagaggaggcagAGTGTTTACATAGAGGGTGGAAATGACAGGAAGGCCACAGTCCTTGTTTACGCCGTGACGCTGCTGTTTTTTGTATGTTGGAGTCCCTTCCAACTCTTCACCTTACTCGATATGCTGTGTGATGCAGAGGTCTTGGATGAAACATGGCATTATACACTGGACATTGGTACCCAGTTTTCAACCTACCTAGCAATTCTGAACAGTAGCCTAAATCCTCTGTTGTATGTATTTTCTGGTCAGTATTTTAGGAGGAAAGTTAGCACCATCTACAAGAGAACGAAGAATCGCAGGAGATCTGATACAATGGCATTTCAGCTTTCAATTGTATCAACCTACCTCCACAGGACTGATCAAATCAAACCTGTTGTAATACAGACATGA
- the LOC139383730 gene encoding B2 bradykinin receptor-like, which translates to MDMITNSTDMTGRNSTNTSHCPFAEEWDWLHTMQPGYILAISVLGILGNVFVLLVFCLHKKACTVAEIYLSNLAAADLLLVSCLPFWAVNVANGFNWPFGPLLCRLVNVGIKMNAYCSIYFLVLVSVDRYVALVHTMSHGRMRRPSYAKLGCLLVWGFGLLLGTPTMLFRAVKWVPDFEVTACFLDYPSPKMELVFNVTLIVFGFAIPVSVISYCTCQIIQALKNQAMERFNTEHTERKATLLVLSVLLAFLLCWVPFHLVTALDVLLSAADISGCNLSNSLDICNQVFTYLAFFNSVLNPVLYVIVGKNFRKKVMEVFEQLSMRKKMASGSQRSQLSSTLKTLA; encoded by the coding sequence ATGGACATGATCACCAACTCTACAGACATGACAGGAAGGAACAGTACCAATACCAGCCACTGCCCATTCGCTGAGGAGTGGGACTGGCTCCACACCATGCAACCGGGCTACATCCTGGCCATCAGTGTCCTGGGGATTCTAGGTaacgtctttgtcctgttggtCTTCTGCCTGCATAAGAAGGCCTGCACCGTAGCAGAGATCTACCTGAGTAACCTGGCTGCCGCTGACCTGCTCCTGGTCTCCTGCCTCCCCTTCTGGGCCGTCAACGTGGCCAACGGCTTCAACTGGCCCTTCGGCCCCCTGCTGTGTCGCCTGGTCAATGTGGGCATCAAGATGAATGCCTACTGCAGTATCTACTTCCTGGTTCTAGTCAGTGTGGACCGCTATGTGGCGCTAGTGCATACGATGAGCCACGGGAGGATGAGGAGGCCCTCCTACGCCAAGCTGGGCTGTTTGTTAGTGTGGGGCTTCGGGCTGCTCCTGGGCACCCCGACCATGCTCTTCAGAGCGGTGAAGTGGGTTCCAGACTTCGAGGTGACCGCCTGCTTTCTGGACTACCCCAGTCCCAAGATGGAGCTGGTGTTCAATGTGACGCTCATCGTGTTTGGGTTTGCCATCCCTGTGtcggtgatctcctactgcaccTGTCAGATCATCCAAGCCCTGAAGAACCAGGCCATGGAGAGATTCAACACGGAGCACACAGAGAGGAAGGCCACTTTGCTGGTGCTGTCTGTTCTCCTGGCCTTCCTACTCTGCTGGGTGCCATTCCACCTGGTCACTGCTCTGGATGTCCTCCTGAGTGCAGCGGACATCTCAGGCTGCAACCTCAGCAACAGTCTGGATATCTGCAACCAGGTGTTTACCTACCTGGCCTTCTTCAACAGCGTGCTCAACCCAGTCCTCTACGTGATTGTGGGGAAGAACTTCAGGAAGAAAGTAATGGAGGTGTTCGAACAGTTGTCTATGAGGAAGAAAATGGCCTCTGGGTCACAACGGTCACAGCTGTCTTCCACGCTCAAAACGCTGGCTTGA